A single genomic interval of Arthrobacter sp. NicSoilB8 harbors:
- a CDS encoding threonine/serine exporter family protein — MNNQPDGHRRPPTDGLPRTQPMSAMQVRQNAAAKRMLRRLVQGENPPTAPLSIVDRLAGSPYANPMIQVGGVDASARKTIDFALKLAESMFRYGAGALEVETSIIAITAALGLKNIEVDITNQSVAINYAPKDQTPISLLRVVRSWTNNYAGLSQVHQLVTDIVAGGVGREEAVRRLEDITRSAKPFPRWMVTVAFGVFSAVFVGVLGGGLGASMVAFASNLLVSLLARQLGRWRTPDFFITASCSFLVTIIALLLWRFGSPLGVQIAPAIVVVGGILLLLPTGRLVSSVQDAINGFPVTAAGRFLSTMLTFGALVAGIAVGFVVGDMTGMEPIDVTETFPPKYDLWVLVILIAIAVLMIGITEQTGWKLLLPTAAVGVVGYLVLIGGDALGIGSRFAPALAAVVIGLLARVVALRMGAPQLVVAVPAALILLPGLTIFRSMYVLTIEESEILIGAGGMLNAGAIVLGVAAGIVLGDTLARPLTRSLASNERRRARRR, encoded by the coding sequence ATGAACAACCAACCCGACGGCCACCGCAGGCCGCCCACCGACGGCCTGCCCCGGACGCAGCCGATGTCGGCCATGCAGGTGCGCCAGAACGCCGCCGCCAAGCGCATGCTGCGCCGGCTGGTCCAGGGAGAAAACCCGCCGACGGCGCCGCTGAGCATCGTGGACCGGCTCGCCGGCAGCCCCTACGCGAACCCGATGATCCAGGTCGGCGGGGTGGACGCCTCAGCCCGCAAGACTATTGACTTCGCCTTGAAACTGGCGGAATCCATGTTCCGGTACGGGGCCGGCGCCCTTGAGGTCGAGACCAGCATCATCGCGATCACCGCAGCGTTGGGCCTGAAGAATATCGAGGTGGACATCACCAACCAGTCGGTGGCCATCAACTACGCCCCGAAAGACCAGACGCCCATCTCTTTGCTGCGCGTCGTGCGGTCCTGGACCAATAACTACGCGGGCCTCTCGCAAGTCCACCAGCTGGTGACGGACATCGTGGCCGGCGGCGTCGGCCGCGAGGAAGCTGTGCGCCGGCTCGAGGACATTACCCGCAGCGCCAAGCCGTTCCCGCGGTGGATGGTCACGGTGGCCTTCGGAGTGTTCTCCGCTGTCTTCGTCGGCGTCCTGGGCGGCGGGCTGGGCGCCTCGATGGTCGCTTTCGCCTCCAACCTGCTGGTCAGCCTGCTGGCCCGCCAGCTAGGCCGGTGGCGTACGCCGGACTTCTTCATCACGGCCTCGTGTTCGTTCCTGGTGACCATCATCGCCCTGCTGCTGTGGCGCTTCGGCAGCCCGTTGGGCGTGCAGATAGCGCCCGCGATCGTGGTGGTCGGCGGGATCCTGCTGCTGCTGCCGACGGGACGCCTCGTGTCCTCCGTGCAGGATGCGATCAACGGCTTCCCGGTCACGGCGGCGGGCCGGTTCCTGTCCACCATGCTGACCTTCGGTGCGCTGGTTGCCGGCATCGCCGTCGGGTTCGTCGTGGGCGACATGACCGGCATGGAGCCGATCGACGTCACTGAAACATTCCCGCCCAAGTATGACTTGTGGGTTCTCGTCATCCTGATCGCCATTGCGGTGCTCATGATCGGCATCACCGAACAGACCGGCTGGAAGCTCCTGCTGCCGACTGCGGCCGTCGGGGTGGTGGGCTATCTGGTCCTGATCGGGGGCGACGCCCTGGGCATCGGGTCCCGGTTCGCGCCGGCCCTCGCCGCCGTGGTCATCGGGCTTCTGGCCCGGGTGGTGGCCCTCCGGATGGGCGCTCCCCAGCTGGTCGTGGCCGTCCCCGCGGCTCTCATCCTGCTCCCCGGGCTCACCATATTCCGATCCATGTATGTCTTGACCATCGAGGAATCGGAGATTCTTATCGGCGCCGGCGGGATGCTGAACGCCGGGGCGATTGTGCTGGGCGTCGCCGCCGGCATCGTGCTCGGTGACACCCTGGCGCGGCCCCTGACGCGGAGCCTCGCCAGCAATGAGCGGCGCCGGGCCCGCCGCCGCTAG
- a CDS encoding ABC transporter substrate-binding protein → MASADASGDGTLRIGLILDNTGQQNFLNAPQLAAAKLAVKDINAAGGHKGKPVELLPETISTDTAAQARALVAAKADVVIGPTDSSRAPAAVDVLANAKVAIISPANTAPGLSNYKSGGYYFRTSAADTAQASVLAKLVKDGGARTLAVLHEKGDYGKDVAAAVADAAKQSGLDTVGDAEFTPGAAQQAVNSVKAANPDAVVLVAREDAQGAIAELNNAGLAGKKLVLSDGAVNKYGSGLGARALEGARGVQPGVFPSAAFQTDLVAVDPGLKDMMFAAETYDAVILAAVAAAAAEDDAGTSIAASLVSVSGGTAGAVGNAGGQPGAQPASQSCTSYKDCVEALRAGRRPDYDGQSGRINFDSRGDITQANYMVYTYGEDNLASMSGTEAATSSGG, encoded by the coding sequence GTGGCCAGCGCCGACGCAAGCGGTGACGGCACCCTGCGCATCGGCCTGATCCTGGACAACACGGGGCAGCAGAATTTTCTCAACGCCCCGCAGCTCGCGGCGGCCAAGCTTGCTGTCAAGGACATCAACGCCGCCGGCGGCCACAAAGGAAAACCGGTGGAGCTCCTGCCGGAAACCATCAGCACGGACACTGCCGCCCAGGCCAGAGCGCTCGTGGCCGCCAAGGCCGACGTTGTGATCGGCCCGACCGATTCCAGCCGTGCCCCTGCCGCCGTCGACGTGCTGGCAAACGCCAAAGTCGCCATCATCTCGCCGGCAAACACCGCCCCCGGGCTGAGCAACTACAAGAGCGGCGGCTACTATTTCCGCACCTCGGCGGCCGACACCGCCCAGGCGTCAGTCCTTGCCAAACTCGTCAAGGACGGCGGCGCCAGGACCCTGGCGGTGCTGCACGAGAAGGGCGACTACGGCAAAGACGTCGCAGCTGCCGTCGCTGACGCGGCCAAGCAATCCGGACTGGACACTGTGGGGGACGCGGAGTTCACGCCGGGTGCAGCGCAACAGGCCGTCAATTCCGTGAAAGCCGCAAACCCCGACGCCGTGGTCCTGGTCGCGCGCGAAGACGCGCAGGGTGCCATCGCCGAACTGAACAACGCCGGCCTGGCCGGCAAGAAACTCGTCCTAAGCGACGGAGCAGTCAACAAGTACGGCTCCGGACTGGGCGCACGGGCGCTCGAGGGCGCACGCGGAGTCCAGCCCGGCGTGTTCCCCTCCGCCGCATTCCAGACGGACCTCGTTGCCGTGGATCCCGGTCTGAAAGACATGATGTTCGCCGCCGAAACGTACGACGCCGTCATCCTCGCCGCCGTCGCTGCCGCCGCGGCAGAGGACGACGCCGGAACCTCCATCGCGGCGTCCCTCGTCTCCGTTTCCGGGGGAACTGCGGGAGCAGTCGGAAATGCGGGCGGCCAGCCGGGCGCCCAGCCCGCCAGCCAGTCGTGCACGAGCTACAAAGACTGTGTCGAAGCCCTGCGGGCAGGCCGGCGCCCCGACTACGACGGCCAATCCGGACGGATCAACTTCGATTCCCGCGGGGACATCACCCAGGCGAACTACATGGTCTACACGTACGGCGAGGACAACCTGGCCTCGATGAGCGGCACGGAAGCCGCCACGAGCAGCGGCGGCTGA
- a CDS encoding peptidoglycan bridge formation glycyltransferase FemA/FemB family protein: MREFTARFASAEEIANWDAHVTANPNGGNLLQSEAFAEVKQHFGWKPLHLVYETADYTSYNLVLEKSFPLLGKLWYLIKGPDVAAVEDIPGIAAANADFVKRARLGVFAIKIEPDIILSDDATRVLEAAGLVKTHNLQPNDSTALLDIAPEENQLLRNLHSRGRNAVRRAIREGVEVHNVEPTEENFQAMYSLMTTTVEAKSQVRVREYEYYRQFWTNFLARDQGRLLFVYENDVPSVGAFVINYGRKGTYKDGGSLQKRSQYGDSHLVQWTAINQLKDLGCTEYDFCGTPPSDKLKDTSNPFHGLGLFKTSFSKTVTDFVGCYDQVLNPLKYKAWMTAGERVARQLYTRRTGQQFY, from the coding sequence TTGCGTGAATTCACTGCCCGCTTTGCCTCTGCCGAAGAGATTGCCAACTGGGATGCCCACGTCACCGCGAACCCCAATGGCGGCAATCTCCTGCAATCGGAAGCGTTCGCCGAGGTCAAGCAGCACTTTGGCTGGAAACCCCTGCACCTCGTGTACGAGACCGCCGATTACACGAGCTACAACCTGGTCCTGGAGAAGTCCTTTCCGCTCCTGGGCAAGCTCTGGTACCTGATCAAGGGCCCCGACGTGGCCGCCGTCGAGGACATCCCCGGGATCGCCGCCGCCAACGCGGACTTCGTAAAAAGGGCCCGGCTGGGCGTCTTCGCGATCAAGATCGAGCCGGACATCATCCTCTCCGACGACGCCACGCGCGTCCTGGAGGCGGCGGGACTGGTCAAGACCCACAACCTGCAGCCCAACGACTCCACTGCGCTTCTCGACATTGCACCGGAGGAAAACCAGCTGCTGCGCAACCTCCATTCCCGCGGCCGCAATGCCGTGCGCCGCGCCATCCGCGAGGGCGTCGAGGTTCACAACGTCGAGCCCACGGAAGAGAACTTCCAGGCCATGTACTCCCTGATGACCACCACCGTGGAGGCCAAGTCCCAGGTCCGCGTCCGCGAGTATGAGTACTACCGCCAGTTCTGGACCAACTTCCTGGCCCGCGACCAGGGCAGGCTCCTGTTCGTGTACGAAAACGACGTGCCCTCGGTTGGCGCGTTTGTGATCAACTACGGCCGCAAGGGAACGTACAAGGACGGCGGCTCACTGCAGAAGCGGAGCCAGTACGGCGACTCCCACCTCGTGCAGTGGACAGCGATCAACCAGCTCAAGGACCTTGGCTGCACCGAATACGACTTCTGCGGCACGCCGCCAAGCGACAAGCTCAAGGACACGTCGAACCCGTTCCACGGGCTGGGCCTGTTCAAGACCAGCTTCAGCAAGACCGTCACCGACTTCGTCGGCTGCTATGACCAGGTCCTGAACCCGCTGAAGTACAAGGCCTGGATGACGGCGGGGGAGCGCGTGGCACGCCAGCTCTACACCCGGCGCACGGGCCAGCAGTTTTACTAA
- a CDS encoding cold-shock protein codes for MALGTVKWFNAEKGYGFITVDGSENDVFVHWSAIIGEGYRALDEGQRVELEIGEGEKGPQAESVRPA; via the coding sequence ATGGCACTGGGAACCGTCAAATGGTTCAACGCCGAAAAAGGGTACGGCTTCATCACCGTGGACGGCTCCGAGAACGACGTCTTCGTGCATTGGTCCGCGATCATCGGGGAAGGCTACCGCGCCCTGGACGAGGGCCAGCGGGTGGAGCTCGAAATCGGCGAAGGCGAAAAGGGCCCGCAGGCAGAAAGTGTCCGGCCCGCCTAG
- a CDS encoding TspO/MBR family protein, translating to MQAQQEPLEARPGASGRRSRGAGSGFGAGSQVVALLVFLVASALVAALGGLATANHVNGWYAAADKAPWSPPNWVFGPVWTVLYIAMAVAAWLVWRSHAEGSKAALTAYGVQLVLNLLWTPVFFALYPVLGTPALWIAFVIIVALAVAVAVTVVLFGPISRTAGLLMLPYLSWIVFASSLNLWAALHN from the coding sequence ATGCAGGCTCAGCAAGAACCGCTGGAAGCCCGTCCCGGAGCCTCCGGCCGCCGCTCACGGGGCGCCGGGAGCGGCTTCGGCGCCGGCTCCCAAGTCGTCGCGCTGTTGGTATTCCTCGTCGCGTCGGCGCTCGTTGCCGCGCTTGGCGGCCTGGCCACCGCCAACCACGTCAACGGCTGGTACGCCGCCGCGGACAAGGCGCCCTGGTCTCCGCCGAACTGGGTCTTCGGGCCGGTCTGGACGGTCCTGTACATCGCCATGGCCGTCGCGGCGTGGCTCGTCTGGCGCAGCCACGCCGAAGGGTCCAAAGCGGCCCTGACAGCCTATGGTGTCCAGCTGGTGCTGAACCTGCTCTGGACCCCGGTCTTCTTTGCCCTCTACCCGGTGCTCGGGACGCCGGCGCTGTGGATCGCGTTCGTGATCATCGTGGCGCTCGCCGTGGCCGTGGCCGTGACAGTGGTGCTCTTCGGACCCATCAGCCGGACGGCAGGGCTGCTGATGCTGCCCTACCTGTCCTGGATCGTGTTCGCGTCCTCGCTGAACCTGTGGGCCGCGCTGCACAACTAA
- a CDS encoding LytR C-terminal domain-containing protein → MTKYARDEFDRVPETSTRQGVHRAVAESRRRSLAPILAAGCVALAIGLVAFLILPKLGFSGGQAAAVTADASASASSTASPSPTQTSPQAAGTALASPEAAGTAPEASPSATPSATAPGVDKTQPVTIYNGTTTAGLAGRVGGTVSSAGWVLGQTGNWGGVPQQTSVIFYSSAEQKGNAEALGTLLGIDTLVESAEFNMPLVVVIGPGFQ, encoded by the coding sequence ATGACCAAATACGCTCGGGATGAATTTGATCGGGTCCCGGAGACCTCTACCCGGCAGGGTGTCCACCGGGCAGTCGCCGAATCGCGCCGCCGGAGCCTGGCGCCCATCCTGGCGGCTGGCTGCGTAGCCCTGGCCATCGGCCTGGTGGCCTTCCTGATCCTGCCGAAGCTCGGTTTTTCCGGCGGGCAGGCCGCCGCCGTGACCGCCGACGCCAGCGCGTCCGCCTCGAGCACGGCAAGCCCCAGCCCCACGCAGACAAGCCCCCAGGCGGCCGGCACTGCGCTGGCCAGCCCGGAAGCGGCCGGCACAGCGCCGGAGGCATCGCCCTCTGCGACCCCCAGCGCCACCGCCCCCGGCGTGGACAAGACGCAGCCGGTGACGATCTACAACGGGACCACCACTGCCGGTCTCGCCGGCCGCGTCGGCGGCACCGTCAGTTCCGCCGGCTGGGTCCTGGGCCAGACGGGCAACTGGGGCGGCGTCCCGCAGCAGACGTCCGTGATCTTCTACAGCAGCGCCGAGCAGAAGGGCAACGCGGAGGCTCTGGGCACGCTCCTCGGCATCGACACCCTCGTGGAGTCCGCCGAGTTCAACATGCCCCTTGTCGTGGTGATCGGACCCGGCTTCCAGTAA
- a CDS encoding L-serine ammonia-lyase: MAVGVFDLFSIGLGPSSSHTVGPMRAAAVFAEELKASGDLDRVASLRVDLYGSLAATGHGHGTMTAILLGLEGFHPELILPEEVEERLATIAETGTLQLAGAVPLPYGVKDMVLRPLTILPRHTNGMTFTVSDAGGETLHSATFFSVGGGFIVREGEEDAALKELDESKKELPLPFRTAAELLGRCQSKGLSIGDIMFVNERASRTEEEIREGLLHIYSVMEGCVEVSLKREGLLPGGLKVRRRAPDWHERLMKETTGQDPDFRDPKYWQEWVNLIALAVNEENASGGRVVTAPTNGAAGIIPAVLYYALHFAPGMDKATQADRDDVVVKFLLTAGAIGVLYKEQASISGAEVGCQGEVGSASSMAAAGLAEVMGGTPQQVENAAEIAMEHNLGLTCDPIGGLVQIPCIERNAIAAAKAINAAKMALWGDGSHRVSLDEVIVTMRETGKDMSSKYKETAMGGLAVNVVEC; this comes from the coding sequence ATGGCTGTTGGAGTCTTCGACCTCTTTTCCATCGGATTAGGGCCATCCAGCTCGCACACAGTGGGCCCCATGCGGGCCGCCGCCGTCTTCGCCGAAGAACTCAAAGCCTCCGGGGACCTGGACCGCGTGGCATCGCTGCGGGTTGACCTCTACGGCTCCCTCGCCGCCACGGGCCACGGCCACGGCACCATGACGGCCATCCTGCTCGGACTCGAGGGCTTCCACCCCGAGCTGATCCTCCCCGAGGAAGTGGAGGAACGGCTGGCGACGATCGCGGAGACCGGCACCCTGCAGCTTGCTGGAGCCGTTCCGTTGCCTTACGGGGTCAAGGACATGGTCCTGCGGCCCCTGACCATCCTGCCCCGGCACACCAACGGGATGACGTTCACGGTCTCCGACGCCGGGGGCGAAACCCTGCACAGCGCCACGTTCTTCTCGGTCGGCGGCGGCTTCATTGTCCGCGAAGGCGAGGAGGACGCGGCGCTAAAGGAACTCGACGAGTCGAAGAAGGAACTTCCCCTGCCCTTCCGCACGGCCGCTGAACTGCTGGGCCGCTGCCAGTCCAAGGGCCTCTCGATCGGCGACATCATGTTCGTCAACGAGCGCGCCTCCCGCACCGAGGAGGAGATCCGCGAAGGCCTCCTGCACATTTACTCGGTGATGGAAGGCTGCGTCGAGGTCAGCCTCAAGCGCGAGGGGCTGCTGCCCGGCGGGCTCAAGGTCCGGCGTCGTGCGCCCGACTGGCACGAGCGTCTCATGAAGGAAACCACGGGGCAGGACCCCGACTTCCGGGACCCTAAGTACTGGCAGGAATGGGTCAACCTGATCGCCCTGGCCGTGAACGAGGAAAACGCCTCGGGCGGCCGCGTGGTCACGGCCCCCACCAACGGCGCCGCGGGCATCATCCCGGCCGTGCTCTACTACGCGCTGCACTTCGCCCCCGGCATGGACAAGGCAACCCAGGCCGACCGCGACGACGTCGTGGTGAAGTTCCTGCTGACCGCCGGCGCCATCGGGGTGCTGTACAAGGAACAGGCCTCGATCTCCGGCGCGGAGGTCGGCTGCCAGGGCGAGGTGGGTTCGGCCTCCTCGATGGCCGCCGCCGGCCTCGCCGAAGTCATGGGCGGCACGCCGCAGCAAGTGGAGAACGCCGCGGAAATCGCGATGGAGCACAACCTCGGCCTGACCTGCGACCCGATCGGCGGGCTCGTCCAGATTCCGTGCATCGAGCGCAACGCGATTGCCGCCGCGAAGGCCATCAACGCCGCCAAGATGGCCCTGTGGGGCGACGGGTCGCACCGGGTCTCGCTGGACGAGGTCATCGTGACCATGCGCGAGACCGGCAAGGACATGAGCTCCAAGTACAAGGAAACCGCGATGGGCGGCCTCGCCGTGAACGTCGTGGAGTGCTAG
- a CDS encoding uracil-DNA glycosylase encodes MFDSDALFELEPPAADSVSFADLARRPLNELVAPDWAEALAPVEPQLREVLAFLDGEVAAGHEVLPSPSNMLRAFRQPLAGVRVLIVGQDPYPTPGHAVGLSFAVDGATRPIPRSLANMYKELQTDLGFPPRVHGDLSRWAEQGVLLLNRVLSVRAGAAGSHRNKGWEAVTAAAIRAVADRVSADSAGPAPLVVILWGKDAESVRPLLGSAAVISSAHPSPLSASRGFFGSRPFSRTNAMLQEQGNGTVDWELPPLP; translated from the coding sequence GTGTTTGATTCCGATGCCCTGTTCGAGCTTGAGCCCCCGGCCGCTGACAGCGTGAGCTTCGCGGACCTGGCGCGGCGGCCGCTGAACGAATTGGTGGCTCCGGACTGGGCGGAGGCGCTGGCGCCCGTGGAGCCGCAGTTACGGGAAGTCCTTGCGTTCCTGGACGGCGAGGTGGCCGCCGGTCACGAGGTGCTGCCGTCACCGTCCAACATGCTGCGGGCCTTCCGGCAGCCGCTGGCGGGCGTCCGGGTCCTGATCGTGGGCCAGGACCCCTATCCGACGCCGGGGCACGCCGTGGGGCTGTCCTTCGCCGTGGATGGCGCCACCCGGCCGATCCCCCGCAGCCTCGCGAACATGTACAAGGAACTGCAGACCGATCTCGGCTTCCCGCCGCGCGTCCACGGTGACCTCAGCCGGTGGGCGGAGCAGGGCGTGCTGCTGCTCAACAGGGTCCTCAGTGTCCGGGCCGGTGCCGCGGGTTCGCACCGGAACAAGGGCTGGGAGGCCGTCACGGCCGCGGCCATCCGGGCAGTCGCCGACCGTGTGTCGGCGGACAGCGCGGGGCCGGCTCCCCTTGTGGTGATCCTGTGGGGGAAGGATGCCGAATCCGTGCGGCCGCTGCTGGGGTCCGCCGCTGTTATCTCCAGCGCCCACCCCAGCCCGCTCTCGGCCTCGCGCGGCTTCTTCGGGTCGCGTCCCTTCAGCCGCACCAACGCCATGCTGCAGGAGCAGGGCAACGGCACAGTCGACTGGGAACTGCCGCCTCTGCCGTAA
- the groL gene encoding chaperonin GroEL (60 kDa chaperone family; promotes refolding of misfolded polypeptides especially under stressful conditions; forms two stacked rings of heptamers to form a barrel-shaped 14mer; ends can be capped by GroES; misfolded proteins enter the barrel where they are refolded when GroES binds): MAKIIAFDEEARRGLERGLNILADAVKVTLGPRGRNVVLEKKWGAPTITNDGVSIAKEIELDDPYEKIGAELVKEVAKKTDDVAGDGTTTATVLAQALVKEGLRNVAAGADPLSLKRGIEKAVEAVTVELLASAKEIETKEEIAATASISAGDNEIGALIAEALDKVGKEGVITVEESNTFGLELELTEGMRFDKGYISAYFVTDAERQETVLEDPYILIVNSKISNVKELVAVLEKVMQSNKPLLIIAEDIEGEALATLIVNKIRGTFKSVAVKAPGFGDRRKAQLADIAILTGGQVISEEVGLKLETAGLELLGKARKVVVTKDETTIVEGAGDADQIAGRVSQIRAEIENSDSDYDREKLQERLAKLAGGVAVIKAGAATEVELKERKHRIEDAVRNAKAAVEEGIVAGGGVALIQAGAKAFANLQLSGDEATGANIVRVAIDAPLKQIAFNAGLEPGVVVDKVRGLPAGHGLNAATGEYVDLLAAGINDPVKVTRSALQNAASIAGLFLTTEAVVADKPEKNSPAMGGGDDMGGMGGMGGF, translated from the coding sequence ATGGCCAAGATCATTGCATTTGATGAAGAGGCACGCCGCGGTCTTGAGCGGGGCCTGAACATCCTCGCCGACGCCGTCAAGGTCACCCTCGGCCCGCGGGGACGCAACGTCGTCCTCGAAAAGAAGTGGGGCGCCCCCACGATCACCAACGATGGTGTTTCCATCGCCAAGGAGATCGAGCTGGACGATCCTTACGAGAAGATCGGCGCCGAGCTGGTCAAGGAAGTTGCCAAGAAGACGGATGACGTCGCTGGCGACGGCACCACCACCGCTACGGTGCTGGCACAGGCCCTGGTCAAGGAAGGCCTGCGCAACGTCGCGGCCGGCGCTGACCCGCTGTCCCTCAAGCGCGGCATCGAGAAGGCCGTCGAGGCCGTCACCGTCGAGCTCCTGGCCTCCGCCAAGGAAATCGAGACCAAGGAAGAGATCGCCGCCACCGCGTCCATCTCCGCCGGCGACAACGAGATCGGCGCCCTGATCGCCGAAGCTCTCGACAAGGTCGGCAAGGAAGGCGTCATCACGGTCGAGGAGTCGAACACGTTCGGCCTCGAGCTGGAGCTCACCGAAGGCATGCGCTTCGACAAGGGCTACATCTCCGCCTACTTCGTCACCGACGCCGAGCGCCAGGAAACGGTCCTCGAGGACCCGTACATCCTGATCGTCAACTCCAAGATCTCCAACGTCAAGGAACTGGTTGCTGTCCTGGAAAAGGTCATGCAGTCCAACAAGCCGCTGCTGATCATTGCCGAGGACATCGAGGGCGAGGCACTGGCCACCCTGATCGTCAACAAGATCCGTGGCACCTTCAAGTCCGTTGCCGTCAAGGCTCCGGGCTTCGGCGACCGCCGCAAGGCGCAGCTGGCCGACATCGCCATCCTCACCGGTGGCCAGGTCATCTCCGAGGAAGTCGGCCTCAAGCTTGAGACCGCCGGACTCGAACTCCTCGGCAAGGCCCGCAAGGTTGTTGTCACCAAGGACGAGACCACAATCGTCGAGGGTGCAGGCGACGCCGACCAGATCGCCGGCCGCGTGTCCCAGATCCGCGCCGAGATCGAAAACTCGGACTCCGACTACGACCGCGAGAAGCTGCAGGAGCGCCTGGCCAAGCTGGCCGGCGGCGTTGCAGTCATCAAGGCCGGAGCCGCAACCGAGGTCGAGCTCAAGGAGCGCAAGCACCGCATTGAGGACGCTGTCCGCAACGCAAAGGCTGCTGTCGAAGAGGGCATCGTCGCCGGCGGTGGCGTTGCCCTGATCCAGGCCGGCGCCAAGGCGTTCGCGAACCTGCAGCTCTCCGGTGACGAGGCAACGGGCGCGAACATCGTCCGCGTTGCCATCGACGCTCCGCTGAAGCAGATCGCCTTCAACGCCGGCCTCGAGCCCGGCGTCGTGGTGGACAAGGTCCGCGGCCTGCCCGCAGGCCACGGCCTCAACGCCGCCACCGGCGAGTACGTCGACCTGCTGGCCGCCGGCATCAACGACCCGGTCAAGGTCACCCGCTCTGCCCTGCAGAACGCGGCTTCCATCGCCGGACTGTTCCTCACCACCGAGGCCGTTGTGGCCGACAAGCCGGAGAAGAACTCCCCGGCCATGGGCGGCGGCGACGACATGGGCGGCATGGGCGGCATGGGCGGTTTCTAA
- a CDS encoding siderophore-interacting protein, translating to MTSAPAATTANRNSRPQTDLTVLRREQLTPHMVRIIAGGPGFAGYVNNGYVDRYVKIAFPQPGVEYPDPLDLWAIRESMPRSQWPYTRTYTVRWVDAAAQELAIDFVIHGDEGLAGPWAASARPGDRLTFTGPGGGYNPDPVADWYLFAGDESALPAIGAAIESLPRDARGLAILEVDSDADIQPIAGPAGVELRWVMRRGVPAGDSDLLVAAVRDAEWPEGRVQVFAHGERGYMKGLREVFYAQRGLERAQVSLSGYWAKGRVEDDFQAEKKLPIGKI from the coding sequence ATGACCTCCGCCCCCGCCGCCACCACCGCCAACCGGAACTCGCGTCCCCAGACTGACCTGACGGTCCTGCGCCGCGAACAGCTCACCCCGCACATGGTCCGGATAATCGCCGGCGGCCCGGGCTTCGCCGGATACGTCAACAACGGCTACGTGGACCGGTACGTCAAGATCGCGTTTCCACAGCCCGGCGTCGAATACCCGGACCCGCTGGACCTGTGGGCCATCAGGGAATCCATGCCGCGCAGCCAGTGGCCGTACACCCGGACCTACACGGTCCGCTGGGTAGACGCAGCGGCCCAGGAACTCGCCATCGACTTCGTCATCCACGGCGACGAGGGCCTCGCCGGCCCCTGGGCGGCCTCGGCCCGGCCCGGCGACCGGCTGACTTTCACGGGCCCGGGCGGCGGTTATAACCCTGACCCGGTGGCGGACTGGTACCTGTTTGCCGGCGACGAATCAGCCCTGCCGGCCATCGGCGCCGCCATCGAGTCCCTGCCACGGGACGCCCGCGGCCTGGCCATTCTCGAGGTGGACAGCGACGCCGACATCCAGCCGATCGCCGGCCCTGCCGGCGTCGAACTGCGCTGGGTGATGCGCCGCGGGGTCCCCGCCGGGGACAGCGACCTGCTGGTCGCCGCCGTGCGCGACGCCGAGTGGCCCGAGGGCAGGGTGCAGGTCTTTGCCCACGGCGAGCGGGGCTACATGAAGGGCCTCCGGGAGGTTTTCTACGCCCAGCGCGGGCTGGAACGGGCCCAGGTTTCCCTCTCCGGCTATTGGGCCAAGGGCCGGGTGGAGGACGATTTCCAGGCGGAGAAGAAGCTACCCATAGGGAAGATCTAG
- a CDS encoding DUF3263 domain-containing protein — protein sequence MAETAQEYVPAGDAAGVFAGGDGLGGVSTDSPLSARDQQILALERQWWKYAGAKEQAIRELFDLSATHYYQILNALIDTEDALAHDPMLVKRLRRLRTSRQRARTARRLGTDS from the coding sequence GTGGCCGAAACAGCGCAAGAGTACGTGCCCGCGGGGGACGCCGCCGGAGTTTTTGCAGGCGGCGACGGCCTGGGCGGGGTATCCACGGATTCTCCGCTGAGCGCCCGTGACCAGCAGATCCTCGCCCTGGAGCGGCAGTGGTGGAAGTACGCCGGGGCCAAGGAACAGGCCATCCGCGAGCTGTTCGACCTCTCCGCCACGCACTACTACCAGATCCTCAACGCCCTCATAGATACCGAGGACGCCCTGGCCCACGATCCGATGCTGGTCAAGAGATTGCGTAGACTACGTACATCACGCCAACGTGCCCGCACTGCCCGCCGTCTGGGAACAGATTCGTAA